Proteins found in one Nostoc sp. NIES-3756 genomic segment:
- a CDS encoding peptidylprolyl isomerase, which produces MLNLLKSWLKNSLMAILLVTIFLGISTAGWTPSSNAALPSGNAITDGRALLRYALPIDNKPVRELQASLEDISNQLRANKRWGAVSKDLSKASRILDKPSQILTSVPEERQPQAETWLNELKSGVAKVQELAQTKNKEQVLIERGKLLNLVSLLEESMVKEFPFEVPEEYSNLPQLKGRATIAIKTNKGDLTVVVDGYSAPVTAGNFVDLVQRGFYNGLEFTRSEESYVLQTGDPPGKEQGFIDPKTGKYRAIPLEILVEGEKKPTYGITLEDAGRYLDMPVLPFSSFGALAMARPESEVDGGSSQVFFFLFEPELTPAGRNLLDGRYSVFGYLIEGKDILDTLKAGDKIESATVVQGIENLVQPQSA; this is translated from the coding sequence ATGTTGAATTTATTAAAATCCTGGCTGAAGAACAGCCTCATGGCAATACTGCTAGTAACAATATTTTTAGGCATAAGTACAGCTGGCTGGACTCCCTCCAGTAATGCTGCTTTACCATCGGGAAATGCAATTACTGACGGTAGAGCTTTGTTGCGGTATGCACTCCCGATAGATAATAAGCCAGTACGTGAACTGCAAGCCAGTTTAGAAGATATTTCTAACCAACTGCGTGCTAATAAACGCTGGGGTGCTGTCTCCAAAGACCTGAGTAAAGCATCCCGCATTCTTGATAAACCTTCACAAATCCTAACAAGCGTTCCGGAAGAACGCCAACCCCAAGCCGAAACTTGGCTTAATGAATTAAAATCTGGTGTAGCCAAAGTCCAAGAACTTGCTCAAACAAAAAATAAAGAACAAGTTCTCATAGAGCGAGGGAAACTGTTAAATTTAGTCTCCCTCTTGGAAGAATCAATGGTCAAGGAATTTCCTTTTGAAGTTCCCGAAGAATACAGTAACCTTCCCCAACTTAAAGGACGCGCCACCATAGCCATTAAGACCAACAAAGGTGATTTAACTGTTGTCGTAGATGGTTACAGCGCCCCTGTAACGGCTGGGAATTTTGTAGATTTAGTACAACGAGGATTTTATAACGGTTTAGAGTTTACCCGTTCTGAAGAATCATACGTTTTGCAAACAGGAGATCCCCCGGGAAAAGAACAGGGTTTCATTGACCCCAAAACAGGCAAATATCGAGCTATACCCTTAGAAATTCTCGTTGAGGGTGAGAAAAAACCAACTTACGGCATTACCTTAGAAGATGCTGGACGTTACCTAGATATGCCAGTATTACCATTCTCTTCCTTTGGTGCATTGGCAATGGCTCGTCCTGAAAGCGAAGTTGATGGCGGTTCTTCTCAAGTCTTCTTCTTCCTATTTGAACCAGAACTTACCCCAGCCGGACGTAACCTCTTAGATGGCCGCTACTCAGTTTTTGGCTATCTCATTGAAGGTAAAGACATTTTAGATACACTCAAAGCCGGCGACAAAATTGAATCAGCGACCGTAGTTCAGGGTATAGAAAACCTAGTACAACCCCAGTCAGCCTAA
- a CDS encoding proline--tRNA ligase, producing the protein MRLSQMLFVTLRDDPADAEIPSHKLLLRAGYIRRIGSGIYAYLPLMWRVLQKVSQIVREEMNATGAQECLLPQLQPSELWKESGRWDTYTKAEGIMFSLIDRREQQLGLGPTHEEVITTIARDMIRSYRQLPQHLYQLQTKFRDEIRPRFGLMRGREFIMKDGYSFHTDEESLKKTYQDMYQAYSNMLRRAGLAFRPVEADSGAIGGSGSTEFMVLAEAGEDEVLYTDDGKYAANVEKAVSLPADAEPSQFTTFEKRETPGTETIEKVTKFLKASPTQVVKNVLYQTVYDNGLTVLVLISIRGDQEVNEVKLQNELTKLAPNYGAKTIISLTVPSAETQQTWTSKSLPLGFIAPDIADDYIAGNKQIHPKFVRFVDQTVVDLKNFITGANESGYHVVGANWGEQFNLPEIVVDVRKARPGDRAVHDSTQTLKSARGIEVGHIFQLGTKYSQVLGATYTNEQGEEKPLVMGCYGVGVSRLAQSAVEQSYDKDGIIWPVAIAPYHAIVTIPNINDAQQVEIAEKLYTQLNQAGVETLLDDRDERAGVKFKDADLIGIPYRIVTGRAIANGKVEVVERATRQSQEIPIDEVINILKQWIKAATENKN; encoded by the coding sequence ATGCGACTGTCACAAATGTTATTCGTTACACTGCGGGATGATCCGGCTGATGCGGAGATTCCTAGCCATAAGTTGTTGTTACGTGCAGGGTATATTCGTCGCATCGGTAGCGGTATTTATGCTTATCTCCCTCTGATGTGGCGGGTGTTGCAAAAGGTTTCCCAAATTGTGCGGGAAGAAATGAACGCTACAGGCGCACAAGAATGTCTCCTACCTCAATTACAACCCTCAGAATTGTGGAAGGAATCAGGACGTTGGGATACTTATACTAAAGCTGAGGGTATTATGTTTTCCCTAATTGACCGTCGTGAACAACAATTAGGGTTAGGGCCGACGCATGAGGAAGTAATTACAACGATCGCTCGTGATATGATTCGCTCTTACCGTCAGCTACCTCAACACCTGTATCAGCTACAAACCAAGTTCCGTGATGAAATTCGTCCCAGGTTTGGTTTGATGCGCGGACGGGAATTTATCATGAAGGACGGCTATTCTTTCCACACCGATGAGGAAAGCCTGAAGAAAACCTATCAGGATATGTACCAAGCCTACAGCAATATGCTGCGGCGTGCGGGTTTAGCGTTTCGTCCTGTAGAAGCTGACTCTGGTGCTATCGGTGGTTCCGGTTCAACAGAATTTATGGTGTTGGCGGAAGCTGGAGAAGATGAAGTTCTCTACACCGATGATGGAAAATACGCCGCTAACGTAGAAAAAGCTGTTTCCCTACCTGCGGATGCTGAACCCTCACAATTTACAACTTTTGAAAAAAGAGAAACACCAGGAACAGAAACAATTGAAAAAGTTACTAAATTCCTGAAGGCTTCTCCTACTCAAGTAGTGAAAAATGTTCTTTACCAAACTGTTTATGATAACGGTTTAACAGTTTTGGTATTGATAAGTATCCGTGGTGATCAGGAAGTTAATGAAGTTAAATTACAGAACGAACTGACGAAATTAGCTCCTAATTACGGTGCTAAAACTATCATTAGTTTAACTGTTCCCAGTGCAGAAACTCAGCAAACATGGACGAGTAAATCTTTACCATTAGGTTTTATTGCACCAGATATTGCTGATGATTATATTGCTGGAAATAAACAGATTCATCCAAAATTTGTCCGGTTCGTTGATCAAACCGTCGTTGATTTAAAAAACTTCATCACTGGTGCAAATGAATCTGGTTATCACGTTGTTGGTGCGAATTGGGGAGAACAATTTAACCTACCAGAAATTGTTGTAGATGTGCGCAAAGCAAGACCAGGCGATCGCGCTGTTCATGACTCAACACAAACCTTAAAAAGTGCCAGAGGAATTGAAGTCGGTCACATCTTCCAATTAGGTACAAAATACTCCCAAGTTTTGGGTGCAACCTATACCAATGAACAGGGAGAAGAAAAACCCCTCGTTATGGGTTGCTATGGTGTAGGGGTATCAAGATTAGCCCAATCAGCTGTAGAGCAATCTTATGATAAAGATGGCATTATCTGGCCAGTAGCGATCGCTCCTTATCATGCAATCGTGACAATTCCTAACATTAACGATGCTCAACAAGTAGAAATTGCCGAGAAGCTTTACACCCAACTCAATCAAGCCGGAGTGGAAACCTTATTAGATGACCGCGACGAACGCGCCGGAGTAAAATTCAAAGATGCCGATTTAATTGGCATTCCTTATAGAATTGTTACGGGACGAGCGATCGCTAACGGTAAAGTTGAAGTTGTAGAAAGGGCTACTCGCCAATCTCAAGAAATACCCATTGATGAAGTTATTAATATACTCAAGCAATGGATTAAAGCAGCGACGGAAAACAAAAATTAA
- a CDS encoding GerMN domain-containing protein, with the protein MNNQQGSNRISSGVIAAVSAAVIAVGGGVAWMTSKTPDSSTSSNPSQSVQQPNQPTTRQPSNNNEQTATVYWLQSKGNNINLVPQQVRVAAVQPNQVLEKAFENLLAGPTESSDSTTIPKGTKLLGLKVENDEVHVNLSENFTSGGGSTSMMARVGQVVYTATTLNPNAKVYIDVNGKRLDTLGGEGVVLDQPLTRDSFKKDYPI; encoded by the coding sequence ATGAATAACCAACAAGGATCAAATCGTATATCTTCAGGTGTTATTGCCGCAGTCTCAGCAGCAGTTATAGCAGTCGGTGGTGGTGTCGCTTGGATGACTTCCAAGACACCTGATTCTTCTACATCATCAAATCCATCCCAAAGCGTCCAGCAACCAAATCAACCAACAACCAGACAGCCAAGTAATAATAATGAGCAAACCGCCACTGTTTACTGGCTGCAATCAAAAGGTAACAACATTAACTTAGTACCCCAGCAAGTGAGAGTAGCTGCTGTGCAACCAAACCAAGTCCTAGAAAAAGCTTTCGAGAATCTATTAGCTGGCCCAACAGAAAGCTCAGATTCTACTACCATTCCCAAAGGAACCAAACTGTTAGGGCTAAAAGTAGAAAATGATGAGGTACACGTTAACTTATCAGAAAATTTTACCAGTGGTGGTGGTAGTACCTCAATGATGGCTCGTGTAGGTCAAGTGGTTTATACTGCCACAACATTAAACCCCAATGCTAAAGTTTACATTGATGTCAATGGAAAACGACTAGATACATTAGGTGGTGAAGGTGTAGTATTAGACCAACCCCTCACCCGCGACAGCTTCAAGAAAGACTATCCAATTTAG
- the accB gene encoding acetyl-CoA carboxylase biotin carboxyl carrier protein — protein sequence MPLDFNEIRQLLTTIAQTDIAEVTLKSDDFELTVRKGVSVTNQIVSVAPATLSGVVGSGLPSVTPIVTQAAPTPALEVGTSRTSDNGGAGTPPSAKINDPKLVEVPSPMVGTFYRAPAPGEAPFVEVGDRVRKGQTVCIIEAMKLMNEIETEVSGQVVEILIQNGEPVEYNQPLMRIKPD from the coding sequence GTGCCATTGGACTTTAATGAAATCCGTCAACTGCTGACAACTATTGCACAAACAGATATTGCGGAAGTAACTCTCAAAAGTGATGACTTTGAACTAACAGTTCGTAAAGGTGTTAGTGTTACCAATCAAATTGTGTCGGTTGCTCCAGCAACATTAAGCGGTGTGGTTGGTTCGGGATTGCCATCGGTAACACCGATTGTCACGCAGGCAGCCCCAACTCCAGCATTGGAGGTGGGGACAAGCCGTACTTCAGATAATGGGGGTGCTGGTACACCACCAAGCGCAAAAATAAATGACCCGAAATTAGTGGAAGTACCTTCGCCAATGGTGGGGACATTCTACCGCGCTCCGGCTCCCGGCGAAGCACCGTTTGTGGAGGTGGGCGATCGCGTGCGTAAAGGGCAAACGGTCTGCATCATCGAAGCAATGAAGCTGATGAATGAGATTGAGACTGAGGTTTCTGGACAAGTTGTCGAAATTCTTATCCAAAATGGCGAACCTGTAGAATATAACCAGCCATTAATGAGAATTAAACCTGATTAA
- a CDS encoding ArsR/SmtB family transcription factor produces the protein MKQALPVSQEVVQQVAEYFSLLSEPMRLRLLHLLRDEEKCVQELVEATQTSQANVSKHLKVMWQAGILSRRSEGTSAYYRVEDEMIFELCNRVCDRLATRLEQQARNFRVLNKT, from the coding sequence ATGAAACAAGCCTTGCCTGTATCTCAAGAAGTGGTGCAACAAGTAGCCGAATACTTCAGCCTGTTAAGTGAGCCGATGCGTCTGCGGCTGTTGCACTTATTACGGGATGAAGAAAAATGTGTACAAGAGTTGGTAGAGGCAACCCAGACTTCGCAGGCGAATGTTTCTAAACACCTGAAAGTAATGTGGCAAGCAGGCATCCTTAGCCGTCGTAGTGAAGGGACTAGCGCTTACTACAGGGTGGAAGACGAGATGATTTTTGAGTTATGTAATCGGGTTTGCGATCGCCTAGCTACAAGGTTAGAACAGCAAGCCCGTAACTTTAGGGTGTTAAATAAAACTTAG
- the efp gene encoding elongation factor P gives MISSNDFRPGVSIVLDGSVWRVIDFLHVKPGKGSAFVRTTIKNVQSGKVLERTFRAGETVPQATLEKITMQHTYKEGDEFVFMDMESYEEGRLSAAQIGDRVKYLKEGMEVNVIRWGEQVLEVELPNSVVLEVIQTDPGVKGDTATGGTKPATVETGAIVMVPLFISQGERIKIDTREDKYLGRE, from the coding sequence ATGATTTCTAGTAACGATTTTCGACCCGGTGTATCCATTGTCCTCGATGGGTCTGTATGGCGAGTGATTGATTTCCTTCACGTTAAGCCTGGTAAGGGTTCTGCTTTTGTCCGGACAACTATTAAAAATGTGCAATCTGGAAAGGTTTTAGAAAGAACTTTCCGGGCTGGGGAAACTGTACCACAAGCTACCTTAGAAAAAATTACAATGCAGCATACCTATAAAGAGGGCGATGAGTTCGTCTTTATGGATATGGAAAGCTACGAAGAAGGACGACTCAGTGCTGCACAAATTGGCGATCGCGTAAAATACCTCAAGGAAGGTATGGAAGTAAACGTGATTCGCTGGGGCGAACAAGTGCTGGAAGTTGAACTTCCTAACTCTGTAGTTTTGGAAGTTATACAAACAGATCCAGGTGTTAAAGGCGACACAGCTACAGGTGGTACTAAACCTGCAACTGTAGAAACTGGTGCAATTGTGATGGTTCCTTTGTTTATTTCTCAAGGTGAACGTATCAAAATTGATACACGGGAAGATAAATATTTAGGCAGGGAATAG